aaaaggttgtatacataattgttataaaatcaacggttccagagttacggatggtgaaaagtggaggttttcgatactttttatatttaccgatttctctcccctctccccccctctcctccgacgctcaaaatggtgtgacttttttctgaacattatgtggaccatatagaacaatttggtgttggaggatatctttcactttggatgtctgggtttttggtatagttatatcataaatattgtccaaaaatataaaaagtatcgaaaacttcgacttttcaccctctgtaactctggaaccgttgattttataacaattatgtatagaacatattttgttttaaatttaatgtagaacatttttttatataacattgtttacgataaagcatagttttagaaatattgtcgaaaaacgtaaaaaaactactaatttaccggcttctctcccatctccctcccaaaccggacgctcaaaatggtgtaactttttactgaacaatatgtggaccatatagaacattttggtgttggaggaaaacttttactttggatgttttggttaggcctttttggaccagttataatatactacctccgtaactttggaaccattcattttagaaagattatgcattgggccttttttatttcaaatttaatgtagaacaattttgtataaagggttgttcatgctaaacagcatagttttagaaatattggcgaaaaacttcaaaaactacgaatttaccgatttctcccccctctccccccaaacacgacgttcaaaatggtgtgacttttttctggacattgtgtggaccatatagaacaatttggtgttgaaggataactttcactttggatgtctgggttatgccatcttttggatcaactatactatactataagctgcttaaaacaaatttggcACTTATGgagtttttctccagtatgcactctcgAATGTCTATTCAGATTACTCTTTTGAGAAAAcctcttaaaacaaattttacacttgtaaggcttttcacCAGTGTGTATCCGTAAATGATCTTTCAATTCTTTAtcttgactaaactgcttaaaacaaatttcacacttgtaaggtttttcaccagtgtgccaTTTTATATGATCTTTCAAATGTTCTGCTCGACTAAagtgcttaaaacaaatttcacacttgtaattctccagtgtgcaatctcgAATGTGTATTCAGATTACTTTTTTGAGAAAAcctcttaaaacaaattttacacttgtaaggcttttcacCAGTGTGTATCCGTAAATGATCTTTCAATTCTTTatcttgactaaattgcttaaaacaaatttcacacttgtaaggattttctccagtgtgcactctcaaatgtctttttaaactactcgcttgactaaattgcttaaaacaaatttcgcacttatgaggtttttcaccagtgtgccaTTTTATATGGTCTTTCAAATGTTGTGCtcgactaaactgcttaaaacaaatttcacacttgtaaggtttttcaccaCTGTGCCATTTTATATGATCTTTCAAATGTTCTGCtcgactaaactgcttaaaacaaatttcacacttgtaaagattttctccagtatgcactctcgAATGTCTATTCAGATTACTCTTTTGAGAAAAcctcttaaaacaaattttacacttgtaaggcttttcacCAGTGTGTATCCGTAAATGATCTTTCAATTCTTTatcttgactaaattgcttaaaacaaatttcacacttgtaaggcttttctccagtgtgcactctcaaatgtctttttaaactaCTTGCtcgactaaactgcttaaaacaaatttcacacttgtaaggtttttcaccagtgtgccaTTTTATATGATCTTTCAAATGTTCTGCtcgactaaactgcttaaaacaaatttcacacttgtaaagattttctccagtgtgcaatctcgAATGTGTATTCAGATTACTTTTTTGAGAAAACCTCTTAAAACAAATTTGGCACCCATAAGGTTTTTCTCCTGTGTGAGCTATCCTGTATTTGTTTAAGGACCTTCTATGGTCAagttgcttaaaacaaatttcacgtTTTAATGTTTTTTCTTCAACAGACCGGCCCATGCGTTGTTCCTTATTACATGAATGTACCGATTTTATTTTCATAATTTCTGATGTGTTCTTTTCATCTAGAAagtctgaaataaaaaaaaaatatatagagtgGCTATACCCCTATgacacccctatatttcggctatcaaaataaatacagatttacaATTttgcagtcatacaggttgatggttcacatGTTTTAAGACACTCAactgaaattttaattttaaacgtGATCTACTGCGAATCCTCAAACAGTGtgaattttctatattttgcatcgcgttagagatatcggaaataTTTATTTGGagaagttgttccaaatattaatataacctcacataccaaatttcataacacaattcgcacttttaatttttttcagcatcAAAATACTAAAACCTGTCAATCAAGATAATAAAACCTGCACCGGGCTGTCCCAAGTTGCATCTCAGGACAGCCGAGATgcaattttagggtcctgactacaaaaatagtaaaaaactagAAGTGTGAATTTGGTCATGAaaggtatgtggggttataataatatttggaccAACTTCTCCAAATAacttttccgatatctctaacgcgaagcaaaatatcgaaaattcaccctgtttacGGATTCACAGTAGGCcgggtttaaaatttaaatttcagtatcttaaaaaatgtgaaccatcaCACTGTATGActatgcaaaatttcaaatctgtatatattttgatagccgaaatatatgggtgtcttcatcttaaatgcgacacattatgtattatcaatttgataatttattgcaaggTTAGGTTTATTATAGTTAgttagttttattattatttcaccTTGCAACCCTCCTATTGTTATAATATCAAGTCAAAAAAATTGTTCTAATCTGAGTGCAAAACAACACTCTACACTCTACTAATGGCCTGCTTCCCAACTAAAACACTTATATAACTAAAAACTTGATTTAACTAAGAGGTATCAAATGTCACCACCTTTAAAACCTGCCACAATATATGTTACCACGACTATACCCCATAACCTAAAGAGATATAAAATCAATCAATGAAAACATTATACTACAGAGAAATGACCCAAGAAGTAAAGCTATGAAAATAAGTTCCtcctacattttttattttttatctcaccTGAGTTATCCTCATCTGCTTCATTCTTCAGCTCTCCTAGATCCAGGGATGTAGATAACTGACTCTCTATATATCTTGTGTCGTCTTCAAAAAACTCATCCTTAATTTCAGCTTTTACTGctaataaaaaacatgaatttcacCCCATTGTTTATACCAATTCACAagtaaacaaaagaaaaaaattttttgagtcTGTTTAGTAAATATTGTCTGTTTGTATACATCGTACATTAAGCAAAAGctccataaataataaataaagtttgtataaagtatctttatacatactaatgttcattttttttaataggaggtgtaattcaaatttaccgcgccgtaatgcttgcttgtaattggtccaaccgcgaACAAGCTTACCccactaaattatgaaattttgacatttataaaattttgacactaatgatatttaaaattaataggTTAATTAAGATATATCGCCGATTTTTTGCGtcttctgcgttattcctttaatgtTTAGATTGGTAGTCTACTTtgatataaaaaacagttgtttctAGAACTcgttagcgacgtattagtataatataataagtgcgttcgcgggtgcctgtcggcgacaaattagcagcaaaacgcatgcgcactttaaaatgatataaataatatcgttaatagataaatatacaaggtatatttacctattataatttaataattagttattaatattaattaaaagtaaatataccttgtttatttatctcttaacgatattatttatattaaatgaggttagaaattgtcggccacaatttgtcaactgtacccgcgaacgcacctaataagtacgttcgcgggtgcctgtcggcgGCTAGTCGGCggaaattagcagcaaaacgcatgcgcactttaaaatgatataaataatatcgataatagataaatatacaaggtatatttacctagtataatttaataattagttattaatattaattgaaagtaaatataccttgtatatgtatctattaacggtattatttatattaagtgaggttagaaattgtcggcgacaatttgtccacTGTACCCGctataatgggatttatctcattatttagatattttagaaatccttaaattaccttaaagtattcgttagatatttatttataaaacaataaacataacgcatatttgttataataattgcaaagtagaacaccttagttaaagtccacgttttgcttagATCAACAAGGTcgattattcattttgacacactaacgagaatatatacaaacatatttacataacgaagtatttgataaatatgggaacacggtcagatttgagtgattagtgggtcagtcgaattagttagttaggtttgggaggttgctgccgttagagcagaataatgtcacctatcaactgaatacatttatatggtattaGTTTAACCAAATAAAGGAGTTATGAGTATATAGTGTATTCCTGATAGTCAACCCCATTCCAGTATAGTAAATAACCACGTACCACCATACCACGAACGCAgctaatatttatggattaccgtcaaaggccgatatgatcaaccaaaaaagaagatggatctggttatttttctagtgacattattgggtgtgaatctaTCTGTTAAGTTTactcctcctatttaaaaaatgaaccatagtctgggcagattatcggagataATATAggaggaaaagttatttaccagcaattttattgctggaatcgaatcttatgattctatatgaGGCGTCTAAAAGCCAAGGGGTATAAGTGCAATTTTGGTTAAGTTGGAGATAAGTACAGTAATAGATAGTTAATACCCATTTTAATGTTGGGGACAAAGGATACAAGTGAATTTAAAACCAGCAGTGACATTATTATGGGTATTTCACTTACAAcctgaaaatagtttgtttatcATTTGGCATCCAAACAATTGTTAATTATATCATTTAGCAGCCAACTCGTTAATACTTGTTAGATTAGTGGTATAGTTGGTTCGCTAATCTCAGACACAACAGTCTAATAattttagtaattatattttTGCACCAGTTAGTTACATTTATTGTAAAATTCTGGCTGTACATAACTGCAACAACGAAAATTAAAACTATAGATCACAGATTTTTCGTAACTGGACATTCATTTAATGAGTGCGACAAAAATTTGGTCTTATTgagataaaaaaagaaaaactgaaAGAGAAATGTTTGTACCAAAGCACTGGAAAGAGACGATTGCCAAGACCAGTTCAAAATTTATTGTGGTTAGGATGAAAGATCAGGATTTTGTTAATTTAGATACGCTTCGGCAGTTCTATAAATAAACATACTGTACCGGAAATAAGTGCCATGCAGTGAATTAGTTTTGAAATACATTGTTACTGatacattatttttcaaaaacagtATAGGAACTGAATCTCTTTTCGAAAATTTGATCATGCCACCGAATCGTCGGGGAAAACCTCAGATAATACAAAATAATCTACCATGTGAAACCAGAAAGCCATTATTAAAACAGGCAAAGTATGCTAATCTTATGGAATTAATGCAGTTTGTGCTTCCCATCCATCACAACTGCTACAGGAATTTGTCTTAGCAATAACAGGAAAGACAACAAATCCCAGATCAAGGAACTCAGGATAATATTCAGGAAGAACCCGACGAATCAGATAACTGCTTTGAGAGAGATGATGACTAGTTTAGTTTATTTCTAGTGTGTTTCCTACTTTTTGCATTGCATATACcaattttttactatttttgcaaaaattcgatttttgaaataaattgtatttaaaataataaagataCAAGTAGTATATTCTAAGTATTTAATTGGAAGACAATGGGTATAAGTGCTGTTTCTTATTCTAAAATATCTTATAAAATGCTAAGTTTTTTTAAATCTAATATAATTGTACTTTGTACTATTACATAAaagtttttaaagttaaaaagacCAGCCAGTCACTAACTATTGAAAATTAAGCGGCAGAATTTAGGAAAGGTGTTAAACTTCaaacttgattttctcaaaagtaCTAAAAATGCACTTGCATTCCTTGGCTTCTACACGCCTTATATATTAATATGataagtatgcaaagtccgcagatagtatgctacgttttttataaacaaaatggcaccgccaaatcgtgtttttttcaattattgctctataactccaaagattttaactttacaccaaaaacactcaaataaaaattcactgtaattaacTTCTACATAGACATgttttacttcgacgaaaattttcctccaaaaatgcgggtttttttaacaaaatttttaatttttaactaaaatttttaacataaaagcccttttggtatattatttccagaaaccgatggaaattgaatgaagagtttagcaacaattaaattgttaattaaaaatttacagtcgctataataaccataataatgGTGATATaatataagaataactatgatttttgtataaaaaggcactatacctatcaAATGTACTTtccagaattaaaattggactatttaagcggcctcaggaatattttaaaattataaacaattttttgacttataaacaaatcgaatatctcggcaattattaaattaaattaaattatgaaaacggtattggaaagaaGGTAGCAGGACGcttcttataaaagaaaaaatgtttaattgcgatgagtggttcttgagatacaatcggtcaaagttcACCAGCATGTACGGCGAAGATGtaaacaataggatggtaatttttaaaacatcacctttttatttcggcaCTCTTTttccacacaaattttcatatctttaaaagactcataacatacactaagcatcaaaattaacgcaccaccttaaaaatgggacatttttgatgtctcgtatttcctaaacctgttatctgATTTGAgcgatttttttagtatattatagctttattcttcaagaatatcgatgtaataatattattgctaaacaatTAAGTGCCATTGTATACCaagtgtaacaatgatagtgttttttcctaaaagtttggaacaccctgtggaatattatagggtatataaaatattgaaattaaaacttaactgtagccttgggctttctcaacattttgctttttgatttattcgcttatgtgggatattaaaaaagttaggtactttaacaactagacatgttattcattaatacatggtgtttctaaataagtgcgacaaactttaaggggtaattctgcatgaaaaaataatgaccgtttgttttataaacatatgtccacaaatgcttcgtttccgagatacgggatgttgaattcttttcttacaaactgacgatttatttattgctctaaaactggttgagatatgcaaatcaaatttggtaggttgtaagaggtagttattgcgcactttttgacatataattacgAATTTTaaattcaccattggcgtgcatacgagtataaacattttagatacatcccgcaTGCACGCAAATGGTCAATATAAAATTTCTAATTATATGtccaaaaatgcgcaataactacctcttaaaacctaccaaatttcatttccatatctcaaccggttttagagcaataaataaatcgtcagtttgtaagaaaaaaattcaacatcccgtatctcggaaacgaagcatttctgtggacatatgtttataaagcaaacggtcattattttgtcatgcaccccttaaagtttgttgcacttatttaaaaacaccctgtattgatgaataagatggctagttgttaaagtacctaacttttttattatcccacataagcgaatgaatcaaaaagcaaaatattaagaaagcctaaggctacagttgagttttaatttcaatattttatatacgctagaatattccacagggtgttccaaactttgaggaaaaaacacactatcattgttacacccggtatacaatggcacttacctgtttagcaataatattattacatcgatattcttgaagaataaagctataatatactaaaaaaatcactaaaatcggacaagtttattaaatacgagacatcaaaaatgttccatttttaaggtggtgcgttaatttttatACTTAGtgtatattaaaataataaaaactatcggtattacgagtgaaaaataccaaaactTCAAGcaaaaatcaggttggagaaaatggaatgTCCAAGTTTAAAatcagtatatatatatatatccaatcctgttactccgtgaaggagcatagggcatccacgaagcttctccattCTCCTCTATTTCTGGCCATGGTTGCTATTTCTCCCCAGGTTTTCTTCATACTTTTGTGGTCTTCTTCAACGGTACTCCTCCATGTTTTGGTCGGGCGTCCTCTGCTTCTTCGTCCTACTGCATTCCATTTGAGTGCCTGTTTTGTTATGTCTGCATTTTCTTTCCTCAGTGTGTGTCCCAGCCAGTTCCATCTTTTCctctttattgttgttctgatggGTTCTTGTTTGGTTGTTTTCCATAGTgctatatttgttatggtattgGGCCAGTATACCTTTAGAATTTTACGTAgacatctatttacaaaaacttggattttatttacatttccgtCAATTATtgcccatgtttcactcccataaagTAGCACTGTTTTCACGTTACTATTAAATAgccttattttagtattttggctGATCTGTGTTGATCTCCATATATTTGCGAGGGTTCCAAAGGCTTGTTGTGCTTTTCGTATTCTCTGTTTAATATCTGCTTGAGCTCCACCTTTTGCACTGATTATACTGCCTAGGTAGCAAAATTCTTGAACCTGTTTTACTTCTTGTTGGTTGATGTATAGTTTGTCACAGTTAGTTACTCCTATTCTCATCTCTACTGTCTTGTTCGTGTTGATTTTAAGACCCACTTCTGCCGATTTCACCTCTAGCTTCCTTAACATGTTCTTCATATCATCTATTGTGTTCGCTACGAAacagatatcatctgcgtattccATATCTGCTAGTTTCTTGTTCTGAAGGTAGTTCCAAGGAATCCCATTttttctttcaattgttttttccagtatatgattaagacatatattgaagagcaaaggtgacagtatgcaaccttgtTTTAAACCTACTTCAATTGGTATTTTATCTGTCATTTGCCCTTTATGCAATACCTGACATGTTGTTTGCTGATACATCATTTTGATTATTCCAATGATCTTTGGAGGTAATCTATTTAGTCTTAAGATTTTCCACAGGGCTGTATGTTTTATGCTGTCGAAGGCTTTAGCAAAGTCTATAAAGGCCATTATCAAGGCTGCGTTCTTCTCTATAGTTTCGTCTATGATGATTCTTGCCGTCGAGATTTGGTCTATACAGGATCTTCCCCTTCTGAAACCCGCTTGTTCTTTTCTGAGAGTTTTGTctattatattgttgattctttgatgaacaataaatgctaatattttatttatggaaCATAACAGCGTTATTCCTCTACAGTTTTCGCATAGCTGTACGTCCCCTTTTTTTGGAAGCTTGACTATAATTCCATTATTCCATTCCTTAGGTAGGATTTCTTCAGTCCATACATCTGCTAATAATGGTGCTATTAGGTCCACGGTTCTCTCAATGTCCGCTTTCCACAGTTCTGCTGGgatagatagatatttatttatttatcataatagataatacacaaaacaaaaacattgcactccatacctgtacaaattacataagaattgtcaagacaaggagcgctgtataattatcataattacaaaaattaaaaacatgagactaaacaaatacaaataagcattgtcaaattaaattaatcagaaacattcaatatataaataaaaaaagaaaaaataaaataaaaataaaaacactggaagaacaacaaacattgccaattggtttctaggtcttagttttaatataatggattaataatctcttaaagatagttgcattatggctatttttaatgtgataaggtatattattgaactgtacaattcctttatgaaacaagcttttcattgaactggacttgttggttgttctaacataaaaatttattgaatttgcagctctagtgctatgctcatgaacatttgctatcgggaccaactgactgttcaaatactcaggcaataaatggtttaccatcttaaataagaatgtcatagattggacatacataaaatgttcaacttttaaccaatttaaagttttcagcatatcttgaattcgagtatatcgattgcatctcaatattactcgcatagccttattttggagaatttgaagcctgtcataattagaacatcctgtataaaccAATGAACAACAATACAAAAAGTGAGGTAATATTaacgaattataaattgttaattta
The window above is part of the Diabrotica virgifera virgifera chromosome 2, PGI_DIABVI_V3a genome. Proteins encoded here:
- the LOC114332545 gene encoding zinc finger protein 271-like isoform X5 — encoded protein: MATLQSMLVKAEIKDEFEDDSSSRHCIKSEPSTSHDLGDLRIEPETVSAVKAEAEIKDKFLVDDSRDIKSQPLTSFYLGGSGNEPDAKPAVKAEIKDEFFEDDTRYIESQLSTSLDLGELKNEADEDNSDFLDEKNTSEIMKIKSVHSCNKEQRMGRSVEEKTLKREICFKQLDHRRSLNKYRIAHTGEKPYGCQICFKRFSQKSNLNTHSRLHTGENLYKCEICFKQFSRAEHLKDHIKWHTGEKPYKCEICFKQFSRASSLKRHLRVHTGEKPYKCEICFKQFSQDKELKDHLRIHTGEKPYKCKICFKRFSQKSNLNRHSRVHTGENLYKCEICFKQFSRAEHLKDHIKWHSGEKPYKCEICFKQFSRAQHLKDHIKWHTGEKPHKCEICFKQFSQASSLKRHLRVHTGENPYKCEICFKQFSQDKELKDHLRIHTGEKPYKCKICFKRFSQKSNLNRHSRVHTGEKLHKCQICFKQLIV
- the LOC114332545 gene encoding zinc finger protein 271-like isoform X6, whose amino-acid sequence is MATLQSMLVKAEIKDEFEDDSSSRHCIKSEPSTSHDLGDLRIEPETVSAVKAEAEIKDKFLVDDSRDIKSQPLTSFYLGGSGNEPDAKPAVKAEIKDEFFEDDTRYIESQLSTSLDLGELKNEADEDNSDFLDEKNTSEIMKIKSVHSCNKEQRMGRSVEEKTLKREICFKQLDHRRSLNKYRIAHTGEKPYGCQICFKRFSQKSNLNTHSRLHTGENLYKCEICFKQFSRAEHLKDHIKWHTGEKPYKCEICFKQFSRASSLKRHLRVHTGEKPYKCEICFKQFSQDKELKDHLRIHTGEKPYKCKICFKRFSQKSNLNRHSRVHTGENLYKCEICFKQFSRAEHLKDHIKWHSGEKPYKCEICFKQFSRAQHLKDHIKWHTGEKPHKCEICFKQFSQASSLKRHLRVHTGENPYKCEICFKQFSQDKELKDHLRIHTGEKPYKCKICFKRFSQKSNLNTHSRLHTGELQV